The nucleotide window TCAGCATCCGGCGGCTGATGCCCTCGACCGCGCGCTCGAGTTCGGTGAACCGCACCGGGCCCCGGATGGCCTCCAGGAGGATGCCGATGGCCCACTTCCCGCTGATGCGGTTGATGACCTCCAGCACCGTGCAGACGTCGAGTTTCTCCGGGTCGATCTCGGTGACCTGGACAGGTACACCGATGTTCCCCTGGGACATGGAAGTGCCTCCTTCCCGGCGGCCCCATGGTCACACAAGATGGGCACTGTTACAAGAAGTGCCCTGGCGACGACCAGGGGAACTCTCGTCTGGAGGGGCCCACCATGGCCGAGAACCACCCCACCCGCTCCCGCGGCCTCGCGCTGGCGGTGCTGTGCGCCGCCTCGCTGATGGTCGTGCTCGACAGCAGCATCGTCGCGGTGGCGCTGCCCGCGATCCAGGCCGACCTCGGCTTCACGCCCGCCGGGCTCTCCTGGGTCGTCACGGCGTACCTGGTCGCGTTCGGCGGCCTGCTCCTGATCTCCGGACGGCTCGGCGACCTGCTCGGCCGCCGCCGCGTCTTCCTCGGCGGGCTGAGCCTGTTCACGCTGGCTTCGCTGGTCGCCGGCCTCGCCACGGACGCGGGTGTGCTGGTCGTGGCCCGGTTCGCCCAGGGCGTCGGCGGCGCGCTCGCGTCGGCCGTGGTGCTCGGGATGATCGTCACGATGTACCCGGAACCGCGCGCCCGGGCCAAGGCGATCGGCGTGTACAGCTTCACGCAGGCGGCGGGCGCGTCCATCGGGCTCATCGCGGGCGGTGCGCTGACGCAGGCGCTGAGCTGGCACTGGACGTTCTACGTCAACCTGCCGATCGGGGTGGCCGCGCTCGCGCTGGCCGTGCGGGTGGTCTCGCCGGACCGCGGGACGGGCCTGCGGGCGGGCCTGGACGTGCTCGGCGCGGTGCTGGTCACCGCGGCCGTGATGCTCGGCGTGTACGGCATCTCGGCGTCGGCCTGGGGCGCGCTGGTGGCGGCCGCCGCGCTGCTCGCGGCGTTCGCGGTGCGGCAGGCGAAGGCGCGGACGCCGTTGCTGCCGCTGCGGCTGTTCCGGATCGGCGCGGTGGCCGGGGCCAACGTGGTGATGGTGCTGATGGTCGCCGGGATGCTCGGTTTCCAATTCGTCACGGCGTTGTTCCTGCAGCAGGTGCTGGGCCTGGACGCGCTGCGGACGGGTGTCGCGTTCCTGCCGGTGCCGGTGGTGATCGCGGTGGCGTCGCTCGGCTTCGCGGACAAGCTCGCGGCCCGGTTCGGCCCGCGGGCGGTGCTGCTGGGCGGCCTCGGCCTGGTGATCGTCGGCCTGCTGCTGCTCACCCAGGTGTCGGGCTCGTACTTCGCCGGCGTCCT belongs to Amycolatopsis tolypomycina and includes:
- a CDS encoding winged helix-turn-helix transcriptional regulator, giving the protein MSQGNIGVPVQVTEIDPEKLDVCTVLEVINRISGKWAIGILLEAIRGPVRFTELERAVEGISRRMLTLTLRNLERDGLLVRTIYPTVPPRVEYEATAMAKELYQSLNGLLGWAEQHRDDIAAARVAYDAQP
- a CDS encoding MFS transporter, translating into MAENHPTRSRGLALAVLCAASLMVVLDSSIVAVALPAIQADLGFTPAGLSWVVTAYLVAFGGLLLISGRLGDLLGRRRVFLGGLSLFTLASLVAGLATDAGVLVVARFAQGVGGALASAVVLGMIVTMYPEPRARAKAIGVYSFTQAAGASIGLIAGGALTQALSWHWTFYVNLPIGVAALALAVRVVSPDRGTGLRAGLDVLGAVLVTAAVMLGVYGISASAWGALVAAAALLAAFAVRQAKARTPLLPLRLFRIGAVAGANVVMVLMVAGMLGFQFVTALFLQQVLGLDALRTGVAFLPVPVVIAVASLGFADKLAARFGPRAVLLGGLGLVIVGLLLLTQVSGSYFAGVLPPLLLMGLGAGAAIPALMGLAMADVPAADAGVASGLINTTQQVGAAVGTAVLAAVAAARTESLSGLDHREALAAGYRLAYGVSAGFLIAAVALGGLVLARRSRTAPAAPELCTAGQA